From a single Natronorubrum tibetense GA33 genomic region:
- a CDS encoding IclR family transcriptional regulator, whose translation MGRTSNRSVERAFALVDELAENGGGSVSELAERVEMPVSTAHDHLQTLVETGYVRMEEKEYQTTTRFLEVGHRQRHRLEVFKAVRDELETVAEETDEHATLFVEEADQAVILAVQEGPDAVNLFAYPGARMPMHAVAPGKAMLASMPTDRVEAIIDRQGLVELTSRTITDPDVLFEQLEEIREQGYAVDEGERIAGMVCIAAPIFDKNDRVRGAICVCGPQSRIDETRRDEIADVVQRAANVTQVNLDYV comes from the coding sequence ATGGGACGGACATCAAATCGGTCGGTCGAACGGGCGTTCGCACTCGTCGACGAACTCGCGGAGAACGGTGGGGGGAGCGTCTCCGAACTCGCTGAGCGCGTCGAGATGCCGGTGAGTACGGCTCACGATCATCTGCAGACGCTCGTCGAAACGGGCTACGTGCGGATGGAGGAGAAGGAGTACCAGACGACAACGCGGTTTCTGGAGGTCGGTCACCGACAGCGACACCGACTGGAGGTGTTCAAAGCCGTTCGCGACGAACTCGAGACCGTGGCCGAGGAGACCGACGAACACGCGACACTCTTCGTCGAGGAGGCGGATCAGGCGGTCATCCTCGCCGTCCAGGAGGGGCCGGACGCGGTCAACCTGTTCGCGTATCCGGGTGCGCGGATGCCGATGCACGCGGTGGCACCGGGGAAAGCGATGCTCGCCTCCATGCCGACCGACCGCGTCGAAGCGATCATCGATCGACAGGGACTCGTCGAACTGACCTCCCGGACGATCACCGATCCCGATGTCCTGTTCGAGCAACTCGAGGAGATCCGCGAACAGGGGTACGCGGTCGACGAGGGCGAGCGGATCGCGGGCATGGTCTGCATCGCCGCACCGATTTTCGACAAGAACGATCGGGTTCGGGGCGCGATCTGCGTCTGCGGACCCCAGAGCCGGATCGACGAGACGCGCCGAGACGAGATCGCGGACGTCGTCCAGCGGGCGGCGAACGTAACGCAGGTGAACTTAGATTACGTGTGA
- a CDS encoding HalOD1 output domain-containing protein — MNENTGHTNSTPFRPIGDDSTGYDPTTGTFHREFDIDSETVLSAIVETVGAVTNSDPTAMAALYETVDPEALGVLLRSTRDRPIEITFTYERCRVTVSNDGCVVVEPPAN; from the coding sequence ATGAACGAGAACACGGGTCACACCAATTCCACGCCGTTCCGACCGATCGGCGACGACAGTACCGGCTACGATCCCACGACGGGAACGTTCCACAGGGAGTTCGATATCGATTCCGAGACGGTGCTCAGTGCGATCGTCGAAACCGTGGGTGCGGTTACGAACAGCGATCCAACCGCGATGGCTGCGCTGTACGAGACGGTCGACCCCGAAGCGCTCGGCGTCCTCCTGCGCTCGACTCGAGACCGCCCCATCGAAATCACCTTCACCTACGAGCGCTGTCGAGTGACCGTCTCGAACGACGGATGCGTCGTCGTCGAACCGCCGGCGAACTGA
- a CDS encoding bifunctional nuclease family protein produces MQASIDAVRVAGTPQGPVPVVVLEVDGEDDVVPIFIGFNEATSIARGLEAEDIGRPLTHDLLLDVMEELGSRIDRVVVNEIKAREDGQGGTYIADLHLETARGETVVDARPSDSLALAARTNAPIEITDAVFEDGRDDSQKFEQLEDIRNMSGEM; encoded by the coding sequence ATGCAGGCATCCATCGACGCGGTTCGTGTCGCGGGGACCCCGCAGGGACCGGTCCCGGTGGTCGTCCTCGAGGTCGACGGCGAAGACGATGTCGTCCCGATCTTTATCGGCTTCAACGAGGCGACGAGCATCGCCCGCGGTCTCGAGGCCGAAGATATCGGCCGGCCGCTCACCCACGATCTTCTGCTCGACGTCATGGAGGAATTGGGCAGTCGGATCGACCGCGTCGTCGTCAACGAGATCAAAGCGCGCGAGGACGGGCAGGGTGGCACCTACATTGCCGATCTCCACCTCGAGACGGCGCGGGGCGAAACCGTCGTCGACGCTCGGCCGAGCGACTCGCTCGCGCTCGCGGCCCGGACGAACGCCCCCATCGAGATCACCGACGCCGTCTTCGAGGACGGCCGAGACGATAGCCAAAAGTTCGAGCAGTTAGAAGACATCCGCAACATGTCGGGTGAGATGTAG
- a CDS encoding enoyl-CoA hydratase/isomerase family protein, protein MDDYNNLLVDRTDGVVTVTLDSTAGRNALTLEMANELVSAATTLGEDEDVRCIVLTHEGDFFGAGADLSQFSGDESDAPLLRELAGRAHEAIVQFHRTETPVVGGIDGVAAGIGFSLALMPDLVVLGDGATLKFAYPGIGLTGDGGSTFFLPRLVGLRTAKEIVLRDEPIAPDEAVEMGLATEAVPSDEFEDRLETVAADIASGPTQALGATTRLLTDSYERSLESQLSAEADTIAGATRTEDYERGLDAFFGDGDPEFVGR, encoded by the coding sequence ATGGACGATTACAACAACCTGCTCGTCGATCGGACCGACGGCGTGGTGACGGTAACGCTCGACAGCACGGCCGGCCGGAACGCACTGACCCTCGAGATGGCGAACGAACTGGTCTCGGCGGCGACGACGCTGGGCGAGGACGAGGACGTTCGGTGTATCGTGCTGACCCACGAGGGAGACTTCTTCGGTGCGGGCGCCGATCTCTCCCAGTTCTCCGGCGACGAGTCCGACGCACCGCTGCTCCGCGAACTGGCCGGCCGCGCCCACGAGGCGATCGTTCAGTTCCACCGGACCGAGACGCCGGTCGTCGGCGGGATCGACGGCGTCGCCGCCGGAATCGGCTTCAGCCTCGCGCTCATGCCCGACCTGGTCGTTCTCGGCGACGGCGCGACCCTCAAGTTCGCCTACCCCGGCATCGGACTGACCGGCGACGGCGGTTCCACCTTCTTCCTGCCGCGACTCGTCGGGCTTCGAACCGCGAAGGAGATCGTTCTCCGGGACGAGCCGATCGCCCCCGACGAGGCCGTCGAGATGGGACTCGCGACCGAAGCCGTTCCCAGCGACGAGTTCGAGGATCGACTCGAGACCGTTGCGGCCGACATCGCCTCCGGCCCGACTCAGGCTCTCGGAGCGACAACGCGGCTGCTGACCGACAGCTACGAGCGGAGCCTCGAGTCCCAACTGTCCGCGGAGGCGGACACCATTGCGGGTGCGACGCGGACGGAAGACTACGAGCGAGGGCTCGACGCCTTCTTCGGCGACGGCGATCCCGAGTTCGTCGGTCGATAG
- a CDS encoding 3-hydroxyacyl-CoA dehydrogenase family protein: MVDKTIDRVGVVGAGTMGSGIAQVAATHGYDVVMRDIEQEFVESGFDTIDDSLGRLEGRDSLQEEPDTIRDRIEGTTSLDDLADCDLVIEAALEKLDVKRDIFADLEAVCDEDCVLATNTSTLSITSIAGDLDTPNRVVGLHFMNPVPIMEGVEVVVGEKTDPDIVELAHDFSEDLEKTTWESDDKPGFVTNRILMPWINEGIRAFDEGVATKEDIDAGMELGTNVPMGPLTLADHIGLDICLHATETLYEELGDRYKPAYLLKRKVEAGDLGKKTGVGFYEYD, encoded by the coding sequence ATGGTCGACAAGACGATCGACCGCGTCGGCGTCGTCGGCGCGGGAACGATGGGAAGCGGTATCGCACAGGTCGCCGCCACGCACGGCTACGACGTCGTGATGCGGGACATCGAGCAGGAGTTCGTCGAGAGCGGCTTCGATACCATCGACGACAGCCTCGGACGGCTCGAGGGACGCGATTCCCTGCAAGAAGAGCCCGACACCATCCGTGACCGAATCGAGGGCACGACGAGCCTCGACGATCTCGCCGACTGTGATCTCGTGATCGAGGCGGCGCTCGAGAAACTCGACGTGAAGCGGGACATCTTTGCGGACCTCGAGGCCGTCTGCGACGAGGACTGCGTGCTCGCGACGAACACGAGCACGCTCTCGATCACCTCGATTGCAGGCGATCTTGACACGCCGAATCGCGTGGTCGGGCTGCACTTCATGAACCCCGTCCCGATCATGGAGGGCGTCGAGGTTGTCGTGGGCGAGAAGACCGACCCGGATATCGTCGAGTTGGCCCACGACTTCTCAGAGGACCTCGAGAAGACGACCTGGGAGTCGGACGACAAGCCCGGCTTCGTCACGAACCGGATCCTGATGCCGTGGATCAACGAGGGGATCCGCGCGTTCGACGAGGGCGTCGCCACGAAGGAGGACATCGACGCGGGCATGGAACTCGGCACGAACGTCCCGATGGGGCCGCTGACGCTCGCGGATCACATCGGCCTCGACATCTGCCTGCACGCGACCGAGACGCTGTACGAGGAACTCGGCGACCGCTACAAGCCCGCCTACCTCCTCAAGCGGAAGGTCGAAGCGGGCGATCTCGGGAAGAAGACCGGCGTCGGTTTTTACGAGTACGACTAG
- a CDS encoding helix-turn-helix domain-containing protein: MTDSPTETVQDDEPSDQEQAERRSTPPAEIARQVFDVSPVSTVVVDSSGTIAFANDRASESLGLASEQLTGRVYHPSEWPIYDGDGAPIALDDHPVTRTFESGEPVYGFEHWIELPDGSERWFSSSTSPVLDDEGAVEYVVVAFEDVTALKRREKRLTSDHARLLEYRASESAVPPSLRVDDGETRIDIDSIVSLPDGTTVQYMGTSDLSASEFVTMVEEVPHYLDARLLSSIDGYTRIEAHAETTTVSHVFQSLGGQARTIIVSPDAVRFRGELPGDVDPRLAADGIREFHPEVELVSEKLVYSPHLLYDVVADALTDRQLAVLDAAYFGGYFDSPRASTGDELANRFGVTRQTFNQHLRKAQRTVFRHLFEKSGADAR, from the coding sequence ATGACGGACTCGCCAACGGAAACGGTTCAGGACGACGAACCGTCCGACCAGGAGCAAGCCGAACGCCGAAGCACACCTCCCGCGGAGATCGCACGACAGGTATTCGATGTGAGTCCGGTCAGTACCGTCGTGGTCGACTCGTCGGGAACCATCGCGTTCGCGAACGACCGAGCGTCGGAGTCGCTCGGACTCGCGAGCGAGCAGCTTACCGGACGAGTGTACCATCCGTCAGAATGGCCCATCTACGACGGCGACGGAGCGCCGATCGCCCTGGACGACCATCCCGTCACGCGTACCTTCGAGTCGGGCGAACCGGTGTACGGATTCGAACACTGGATCGAACTCCCGGACGGCTCCGAGCGATGGTTCTCGAGCAGTACGTCACCCGTTCTGGACGACGAGGGGGCGGTCGAGTACGTCGTCGTCGCGTTCGAGGACGTGACGGCGTTGAAACGCCGCGAGAAGCGGTTGACCAGCGACCACGCTCGACTGCTCGAGTACCGGGCTAGCGAGTCGGCGGTCCCGCCCTCTCTTCGCGTCGATGACGGCGAAACGCGAATCGATATCGACTCCATCGTCTCGCTGCCGGACGGGACGACCGTCCAGTACATGGGAACATCGGATCTCTCCGCGAGCGAGTTCGTCACCATGGTAGAGGAGGTCCCCCACTATCTCGACGCGCGGTTGCTCAGTTCGATCGACGGTTACACCCGGATCGAAGCCCACGCGGAAACGACGACGGTCTCCCACGTCTTTCAGTCCCTCGGCGGCCAGGCCCGTACGATCATCGTCAGTCCGGACGCGGTCCGGTTCCGCGGCGAGCTTCCCGGCGACGTCGATCCCCGTCTGGCCGCGGACGGAATCCGAGAGTTTCATCCCGAGGTCGAACTGGTATCCGAAAAGCTCGTCTACTCGCCGCATCTCCTCTACGACGTCGTCGCCGACGCGCTCACCGATCGACAGCTGGCCGTGCTCGACGCCGCTTACTTCGGTGGCTACTTCGATTCGCCGCGAGCCAGCACCGGCGACGAACTCGCGAACCGGTTCGGCGTCACGCGACAGACCTTCAATCAGCACCTTCGCAAGGCACAGCGAACCGTCTTCCGCCACCTCTTCGAGAAGTCCGGCGCGGACGCACGCTGA
- a CDS encoding LLM class flavin-dependent oxidoreductase gives MHLGLVIPRTGAHDPTDLAIDAEAQGYDSVWMGELWGTSSVVKLSEIAARTDSVEIGTAIVNVFSRTPAVLAMTAGTLDDVSDGRASFGVGTSTPTAVENVHGMPFERPIRRSHETIEIVQEILTGDEPVEYEGELLEVNGVPPIDRDVPIYHAALGPANRRVVGRLCDGWMPHNIPFSALDEAFEVVEETARESGRDPDEITIAPYVPAAVSDDAEEAYDAVRGHIAYYAGSADGYRNAVGTRFPDHADRIADAWGAGDRGEAAGLVTDEMVHDLGVAGTPSDAREQLRDLVAETAIDRPLVTIPEQAADDLAEGTIEALAPVSDA, from the coding sequence ATGCATCTCGGACTGGTAATCCCGCGAACTGGCGCACACGACCCGACCGACCTCGCGATCGACGCCGAAGCGCAGGGGTACGACTCCGTCTGGATGGGTGAACTCTGGGGAACGAGTTCCGTTGTCAAACTCTCGGAGATCGCCGCCCGCACCGACAGCGTCGAAATCGGGACGGCGATCGTGAACGTCTTCTCGCGGACGCCGGCCGTGCTCGCCATGACGGCGGGGACGCTCGACGACGTGTCAGACGGACGGGCATCATTCGGCGTCGGAACGAGTACGCCGACGGCCGTCGAGAACGTCCACGGGATGCCGTTCGAACGTCCCATTCGTCGCTCCCACGAGACCATCGAAATCGTCCAGGAGATTCTGACCGGTGACGAACCCGTCGAGTACGAGGGCGAACTGCTCGAGGTGAACGGCGTCCCGCCCATCGACAGGGACGTGCCGATCTATCACGCGGCGCTCGGGCCGGCGAATCGGCGGGTCGTCGGTCGACTCTGTGACGGTTGGATGCCGCACAACATTCCGTTCTCGGCGCTCGACGAGGCGTTCGAGGTCGTCGAGGAAACGGCGCGCGAGAGCGGTCGCGATCCGGACGAGATTACGATCGCGCCGTACGTCCCCGCTGCCGTGAGCGACGACGCCGAGGAGGCATACGACGCCGTTCGCGGACATATCGCCTACTACGCCGGGAGCGCGGACGGCTACCGGAACGCGGTCGGGACCCGGTTCCCGGATCATGCAGACCGTATCGCTGATGCGTGGGGAGCCGGCGACCGCGGCGAGGCCGCCGGGCTCGTGACGGATGAGATGGTCCACGACCTGGGTGTCGCCGGAACGCCGTCGGACGCCCGCGAACAGCTTCGCGACCTCGTCGCCGAAACCGCCATCGATCGGCCACTGGTGACGATTCCGGAGCAGGCTGCGGACGATCTCGCCGAGGGAACGATCGAGGCGCTCGCGCCGGTTTCGGACGCGTAA
- a CDS encoding thiolase C-terminal domain-containing protein: protein MTKAFIAGSGTTAFGSFPDRTGRDMFAEAGLAALDDAGLSSGDLDEVFYGNFVGTLSERQGHQGPLVAEALGTTAPARRVESACASSGVAIRDAVRAVRAGDADVVVAGGMERMNNMGTAGATDGLARAADDLFEVRAGVTFPAAYALLTRAYFDAYGGDRTDLAHIAVKNHDNALVNDHAHLRQEITVDDVLEAPEIAAPLGLYDACPISDGAAAVVLCSPSYAAEHGLDSGVAITGSGHGGDTMALQDRQSLAKTPGTREAAEAAYDDAGIGPDEIGIAEVHDCFTIAEVLALEGLGLYSYGEALGAARRGETRRDGALPVNLSGGLKAKGHPVGATGAAQIAAVRTLLEGTHPRSDAVDDDVTVGLAHNAGGTVASATVHVMEVIA, encoded by the coding sequence ATGACGAAGGCATTCATTGCCGGATCAGGGACGACTGCGTTCGGATCGTTTCCGGACCGAACCGGACGAGACATGTTCGCGGAGGCCGGACTCGCCGCGCTCGACGACGCCGGACTCTCCTCGGGAGACCTCGACGAAGTGTTCTACGGTAACTTCGTCGGCACGCTCTCGGAGCGTCAGGGCCACCAGGGGCCGCTCGTCGCGGAGGCTCTCGGCACGACCGCGCCGGCGAGACGCGTCGAGAGCGCCTGTGCCTCGAGCGGCGTCGCGATTCGGGACGCGGTCCGCGCCGTTCGGGCCGGCGACGCAGACGTGGTCGTCGCCGGCGGTATGGAACGGATGAACAATATGGGGACCGCCGGCGCAACCGACGGGTTGGCTCGCGCGGCGGACGACCTCTTCGAAGTGCGGGCCGGCGTTACCTTTCCGGCGGCCTACGCGCTGTTGACTCGAGCCTATTTCGACGCCTACGGCGGCGACCGGACGGACCTCGCCCACATCGCGGTCAAGAACCACGACAACGCGCTCGTCAACGACCACGCCCACCTCCGCCAGGAGATCACCGTCGACGACGTCCTCGAGGCCCCGGAGATCGCCGCGCCGCTCGGGCTGTACGACGCCTGCCCGATCAGCGACGGCGCGGCCGCCGTCGTCCTCTGCTCTCCGTCCTACGCCGCCGAGCACGGACTCGATTCGGGCGTCGCGATCACGGGGTCGGGCCACGGCGGCGACACGATGGCGCTGCAGGATCGCCAGTCGCTCGCGAAGACGCCCGGCACGCGCGAGGCCGCCGAAGCGGCGTACGACGACGCCGGGATCGGCCCCGACGAGATCGGCATCGCCGAAGTCCACGACTGCTTTACGATCGCGGAGGTGCTCGCACTCGAGGGGCTCGGCCTCTACAGCTACGGCGAGGCGCTCGGCGCGGCCCGCCGCGGCGAGACGCGTCGCGACGGCGCGTTGCCGGTGAACCTCTCGGGCGGGCTGAAGGCGAAAGGCCACCCCGTCGGTGCGACCGGTGCCGCGCAGATCGCGGCCGTCAGGACGCTGCTCGAGGGCACCCATCCCCGATCGGACGCCGTCGATGACGACGTCACCGTCGGGCTGGCTCACAACGCCGGCGGGACGGTCGCCAGTGCGACGGTTCACGTGATGGAGGTGATCGCGTGA
- a CDS encoding acetamidase/formamidase family protein produces the protein MASEPDAVDHEIRPDDDTVHSMWDNSLEPVRTIESGEIVQFTCRDSTDGQLGPDSTVADIANLDVSRVHALTGPVAVEGAQPGDVLEVELLDLEHEGWGHSLILPSEAELGLLSDEFPEPDLHVWDLEDGVAQFVDGIEVPLDPFPGVVGVAPEEDGSHETFPPRSVGGNMDIKQLTAGSTVYLPVAVDDALFSIGDCHAAQGDGEVCGTGIEAPMTVTCRLEVRSDRSIEQPQFETTGPFTPTGRDEPMYGTTGIGDDLMEASRAAVRSMIDHLQEEHGLDRSEAYILCSVAVDLKINEAVNAPNWVVSAYLPESIFPDE, from the coding sequence ATGGCGAGCGAACCCGACGCAGTTGATCACGAGATACGCCCCGACGACGACACCGTGCACAGCATGTGGGACAACAGTCTCGAGCCGGTACGGACGATCGAGTCCGGCGAAATCGTCCAGTTTACGTGTCGAGACTCGACTGACGGACAGCTCGGTCCCGACTCGACGGTCGCTGATATCGCCAACCTCGACGTCAGCCGCGTCCACGCGCTGACCGGACCCGTCGCGGTCGAGGGTGCCCAACCGGGCGACGTCCTCGAGGTCGAACTGCTCGACCTCGAGCACGAAGGCTGGGGCCACTCGCTGATCCTCCCGAGCGAAGCGGAGCTCGGGCTCCTGTCGGACGAGTTCCCCGAACCGGACCTCCACGTCTGGGACCTCGAGGACGGCGTCGCACAGTTCGTCGACGGGATCGAGGTCCCGCTGGATCCGTTCCCCGGCGTCGTCGGCGTCGCCCCCGAGGAAGACGGCAGTCACGAGACGTTCCCGCCGCGGTCGGTCGGTGGGAACATGGACATCAAACAGCTTACGGCGGGATCGACGGTCTACCTCCCCGTTGCGGTCGACGACGCGCTGTTCAGTATCGGCGACTGCCACGCCGCACAGGGCGACGGCGAGGTCTGTGGCACCGGCATCGAAGCGCCGATGACCGTCACGTGTCGACTCGAGGTTCGCTCGGACCGTTCCATCGAGCAACCGCAGTTCGAAACCACGGGCCCGTTCACCCCGACCGGTCGAGACGAGCCGATGTACGGAACGACGGGGATCGGAGACGACCTGATGGAGGCGAGCAGAGCGGCCGTTCGGTCCATGATCGACCATCTTCAGGAGGAACACGGACTCGACCGGAGCGAGGCCTACATCCTGTGTTCTGTGGCCGTCGACCTGAAGATCAACGAAGCGGTCAACGCCCCGAACTGGGTCGTCTCGGCGTATCTTCCGGAGAGTATTTTCCCCGACGAGTAA
- a CDS encoding VOC family protein, whose translation MSDSSGLLPDSSRIGRTALTVGDESAVIDFYRNTVGLEQLTREASTTTLGVDRRSLLEVRYDAAARPRPEDATGLFHNAFRVPSRAALGDALARVRDGWVLTGASDHGVSEALYCTDPEGNGVELYRDRPQEDWPRDDDGSLEIGSWPLDLVDLAAAASDGPVSTVPAETSLGHVHLEVSSLEDACEFYVDTLGFDVMDTSPSAVFLAVGGYHHHLGLNTWHRRSVPPTADHCGLAWFELVVPSSDALETVRRRLEDCGVPVTDRDEGFEIADPDGSTIRLVAES comes from the coding sequence ATGAGCGACTCTAGCGGCCTTCTTCCGGATTCGAGCCGGATCGGTCGGACGGCACTGACCGTCGGCGACGAGTCGGCGGTGATCGACTTCTATCGGAATACCGTCGGACTCGAGCAACTGACGCGAGAGGCGTCGACGACAACGCTCGGCGTCGACCGCAGGTCGCTGCTCGAGGTTCGTTACGATGCGGCGGCACGTCCTCGCCCCGAGGACGCGACCGGGCTCTTCCACAACGCGTTCAGGGTGCCCAGTCGTGCGGCGCTGGGTGATGCGCTCGCACGGGTCCGCGACGGCTGGGTGCTTACCGGGGCGTCCGACCACGGCGTCAGCGAGGCGCTCTACTGTACCGATCCGGAGGGAAACGGGGTCGAACTCTATCGGGATCGACCGCAGGAAGACTGGCCACGGGACGACGACGGGAGCCTCGAGATCGGATCGTGGCCGCTCGACCTCGTGGATCTCGCGGCCGCGGCGAGCGACGGGCCGGTGTCGACGGTCCCTGCGGAGACCTCGCTCGGCCACGTTCACCTCGAGGTGTCGTCGCTCGAAGACGCCTGCGAGTTTTACGTGGACACCCTGGGGTTCGACGTGATGGATACGTCACCGTCGGCCGTGTTTCTCGCCGTGGGCGGCTACCACCACCATCTGGGACTGAACACCTGGCACCGTCGGTCGGTCCCGCCGACGGCGGACCACTGTGGACTCGCGTGGTTCGAACTCGTCGTGCCCTCGAGCGACGCGCTCGAGACGGTCCGTCGGCGTCTCGAGGACTGCGGCGTTCCCGTCACCGACCGCGACGAGGGCTTCGAGATCGCTGACCCCGATGGGAGCACCATTCGCCTCGTCGCCGAATCGTAG
- a CDS encoding preprotein translocase subunit Sec61beta — protein sequence MDKGQNTGGLMSSAGLVRYFDAEDSNAIQIDPKTVIATGVMIGVLIQLLTFVA from the coding sequence ATGGATAAAGGACAGAACACTGGCGGACTGATGTCCAGTGCCGGACTCGTTCGGTACTTCGACGCAGAGGACTCGAACGCGATCCAGATTGATCCGAAGACGGTCATCGCGACCGGTGTGATGATCGGTGTGCTGATCCAGTTGCTGACGTTCGTCGCGTAA
- the pdxT gene encoding pyridoxal 5'-phosphate synthase glutaminase subunit PdxT — protein MSLTAGVVAVQGDVEEHAAAIERAAQAHDREVTVREIRDSGLVPDCDLLAMPGGESTTISRLLHSEGIAAEIREHVAAGKPLLATCAGLIVASSDAGDDRVDELGLIDVSVERNAFGRQRDSFEAPLAVDGLADDEPYPAVFIRAPAIDDVGNGNAEVLAAWDGRPVAVTQGSVVGTAFHPELTPDSRIHGLAFFENADAAVPRVERGQ, from the coding sequence ATGTCATTAACCGCTGGCGTCGTCGCCGTTCAGGGCGACGTGGAGGAACACGCGGCCGCCATCGAACGCGCGGCACAGGCCCACGACCGTGAGGTCACCGTCCGCGAGATCCGCGACTCGGGACTCGTTCCCGACTGCGACCTGCTCGCGATGCCCGGTGGCGAGTCGACGACCATCTCACGACTGCTCCACAGCGAGGGTATCGCAGCCGAGATTCGGGAGCACGTCGCCGCCGGCAAACCGCTGCTCGCGACCTGTGCCGGACTGATCGTCGCCTCGAGCGACGCGGGGGACGACCGAGTCGACGAACTCGGGCTGATCGACGTGAGCGTTGAACGCAACGCCTTCGGCCGTCAGCGGGACAGCTTCGAGGCCCCGCTCGCGGTCGACGGGCTGGCCGACGACGAGCCGTATCCGGCGGTGTTCATCCGCGCACCGGCTATCGACGACGTTGGCAACGGGAACGCCGAGGTACTCGCCGCGTGGGACGGCCGGCCGGTCGCGGTGACGCAAGGGTCGGTCGTCGGAACCGCATTCCACCCCGAACTCACCCCTGACAGCCGGATCCACGGGCTCGCGTTCTTCGAGAACGCCGACGCGGCGGTTCCGCGCGTCGAGCGCGGGCAGTAG
- a CDS encoding acyl-CoA dehydrogenase family protein, with amino-acid sequence MTLTDEQELIRNTVQEFVENEVGTDVDEADANQAFPEDVWDGLAELDLTGLTVPEEYGGLDVDTLTYSIVNEELAYGHLAVATALSVHCLATSCIRQFGSEAHREEWLPEMVSGRPVGAFALSEPHAGSNPAELSTEARLEGDEYVINGEKQWITNGERAGVVILFAKTDRDDPDSVTQFLVPKDVEGLEVGKKEDKLGLRASDTTTLIFDDVRIPAENRLTEVGKGLSAAFSILTGGRVAIASQAVGVAQAALDDSITYAHDREQFGKPIVEHQAIGHKLADMQTNVQAARLLTRDAARQNEGGVAPKAAAMAKYFASEMAVDVASEAVQIHGGYGYTKDFDVERYYRDAKITTIYEGTSEIQKKIIARHLKR; translated from the coding sequence ATGACGCTGACAGACGAACAGGAGCTCATCCGGAACACGGTACAGGAGTTCGTCGAGAACGAAGTCGGAACCGATGTCGACGAAGCAGACGCGAACCAGGCGTTCCCGGAAGACGTCTGGGACGGCCTTGCAGAGCTCGACCTCACGGGGCTTACCGTCCCCGAGGAGTACGGCGGACTCGACGTCGACACGCTCACGTACAGTATCGTCAACGAGGAACTCGCGTACGGCCATCTCGCCGTTGCGACGGCCCTCTCGGTCCACTGTCTCGCCACCTCCTGCATCCGCCAGTTCGGCTCGGAGGCACACCGCGAGGAGTGGCTCCCGGAGATGGTCTCGGGCCGGCCGGTCGGCGCGTTCGCGCTGTCGGAGCCCCACGCCGGCTCGAACCCCGCCGAACTGTCGACCGAAGCCCGCCTCGAAGGTGACGAGTACGTCATCAACGGCGAGAAACAGTGGATCACGAACGGCGAGCGCGCGGGCGTCGTCATCCTCTTCGCGAAAACCGATCGCGACGACCCCGACAGCGTCACCCAGTTCCTCGTGCCGAAAGACGTCGAGGGGCTCGAGGTCGGCAAGAAGGAGGACAAACTCGGCTTGCGCGCGAGCGACACGACGACGCTCATCTTCGACGACGTCCGCATTCCGGCCGAAAACCGACTGACCGAGGTCGGAAAGGGCCTCAGCGCTGCGTTCTCGATCCTGACCGGCGGCCGGGTCGCGATCGCGAGTCAGGCGGTCGGCGTCGCGCAGGCGGCCCTCGACGATTCGATCACCTACGCGCACGACCGCGAGCAGTTCGGTAAACCGATCGTCGAACACCAGGCGATCGGGCACAAACTCGCCGACATGCAGACGAACGTGCAGGCGGCCCGCCTGCTCACCCGCGACGCGGCGCGTCAGAACGAGGGCGGCGTCGCCCCGAAGGCGGCCGCGATGGCGAAGTACTTCGCGAGCGAGATGGCCGTCGACGTGGCGAGCGAGGCCGTCCAGATCCACGGCGGCTACGGCTACACGAAGGACTTCGACGTCGAGCGCTACTACCGCGACGCCAAGATCACGACGATCTACGAGGGCACCTCCGAGATTCAGAAGAAGATCATCGCCCGGCACCTGAAGCGGTAG